One stretch of Candidatus Bathyarchaeia archaeon DNA includes these proteins:
- the dnaG gene encoding DNA primase DnaG, giving the protein MGTSQTFTIKYVIHARFEIDGVVEKPDVIGAVFGQTEGLFGPELDLRELQKTGRIGRIEIELHSKNDRTSGNITIPTSLDRVSTALIAASVESINRVGPCSAKVFLDKIEDIREARRKVIIDRAKEILHKWNIESMPSVDEVYKEITETMKTGKVEKFGAEDLPAGPTLEISKEIFVVEGRADIINLMRCGITNTVALEGAKVPESIKRLTKEKEATALLDGDRGGDLILKELLQVTSIKYVGRAPRGKEIEECSCKEIADAIEGKVSVAELFKPKKVERPEKAPERVEKPKVTFPEQVVQTAKELVGSLEAVLMNDKLEQIERLPVSQLAERLQQVSGIDTLVFDGIITQRIVDIASEKNIKRIVASRVSEAVKPALNVELNTFQEAIPPS; this is encoded by the coding sequence ATGGGCACATCCCAAACGTTCACTATAAAGTATGTTATACACGCTAGATTTGAAATTGATGGAGTAGTTGAAAAACCCGACGTAATCGGCGCAGTTTTTGGACAAACCGAAGGCTTATTTGGTCCTGAACTGGACCTTCGTGAACTGCAAAAAACCGGGCGCATCGGAAGAATCGAAATCGAACTACACAGCAAAAACGACCGCACCTCAGGAAACATCACAATACCCACAAGCTTAGACCGCGTAAGCACTGCCCTCATAGCGGCAAGTGTAGAAAGCATTAACCGCGTGGGTCCATGCAGTGCAAAAGTTTTTCTTGACAAAATCGAAGACATCCGCGAAGCCAGACGAAAAGTCATAATCGACCGAGCTAAAGAAATCCTCCACAAGTGGAACATCGAATCGATGCCAAGCGTTGACGAAGTCTACAAAGAAATCACTGAAACCATGAAGACAGGTAAAGTTGAGAAGTTTGGAGCTGAAGACCTTCCTGCAGGGCCAACTCTGGAAATATCTAAAGAAATTTTTGTCGTTGAAGGTCGCGCAGACATAATTAATCTTATGCGCTGCGGCATTACTAACACGGTAGCGTTGGAAGGTGCCAAGGTTCCTGAATCAATCAAGCGGTTAACTAAGGAGAAAGAGGCGACGGCACTTTTAGATGGTGACCGCGGTGGTGACCTGATTCTTAAAGAATTGCTGCAAGTAACTAGCATAAAATATGTTGGTCGTGCTCCTCGTGGTAAAGAGATTGAAGAATGCAGCTGTAAAGAAATCGCCGACGCCATCGAAGGCAAGGTTTCCGTAGCTGAGTTGTTTAAACCCAAAAAAGTCGAACGCCCCGAAAAGGCACCTGAACGTGTTGAAAAACCAAAGGTCACATTCCCTGAACAGGTAGTTCAGACTGCCAAGGAACTGGTAGGCTCGCTTGAAGCGGTTCTCATGAACGACAAACTTGAACAAATTGAGCGGCTCCCCGTCAGCCAACTAGCTGAACGTCTGCAGCAGGTTTCAGGCATTGACACCTTAGTTTTTGACGGCATAATAACCCAACGCATCGTTGACATTGCCAGCGAAAAAAACATCAAACGCATCGTAGCCTCACGAGTCTCCGAAGCAGTGAAACCCGCTTTGAACGTGGAATTAAACACTTTTCAAGAAGCCATCCCCCCAAGCTAA
- the radA gene encoding DNA repair and recombination protein RadA, which translates to MSQDPKDKTVEAEEKKKPKYEFIEDLPGVGPATSQKLRDIGYHTVESLAMATAKELEPVGVSEKKAFQIIDAARSAIGINFIRADELYKMRKDVQRLTSGSKALDKMINGGLETQTITEFYGEYGSGKSQFCHQLCVNVQLPPEQGGLDGAALYVDTENTFRLERILQMAKHLGLDPEEAVKKIIYAEAFTSDHQMFLLENADEIIKANNVKLLIVDSLTAHFRSEYIGREMLASRQQKLNKHMHKLISLARAFNAVAVVTNQVMAKPDQFFGDATHPIGGHIVGHTSHTRIYLRRASHGPVRIARLVSSPYLPEGEEILKVTENGIEDVTEEEKAAKTRGR; encoded by the coding sequence ATGTCACAAGACCCAAAAGACAAAACCGTTGAAGCTGAAGAAAAAAAGAAACCAAAATACGAATTCATTGAAGACCTTCCAGGAGTAGGACCAGCAACATCCCAAAAACTCCGAGACATAGGCTACCACACCGTGGAATCCCTAGCAATGGCAACCGCCAAAGAACTAGAACCTGTAGGGGTCAGCGAAAAAAAAGCCTTCCAAATCATCGATGCAGCCCGCTCAGCCATAGGCATAAACTTCATACGTGCAGACGAACTCTACAAAATGCGCAAAGACGTCCAACGCTTAACTTCAGGCAGTAAAGCCCTCGACAAAATGATAAATGGTGGATTAGAAACCCAAACCATAACCGAATTCTACGGAGAATACGGCAGCGGCAAAAGCCAATTCTGCCATCAACTATGTGTAAACGTACAATTACCTCCAGAACAAGGCGGTCTTGACGGAGCAGCACTCTACGTGGATACTGAGAACACTTTCAGGCTTGAACGCATTTTGCAAATGGCAAAACACTTAGGCTTAGACCCTGAAGAAGCCGTCAAAAAAATCATTTATGCCGAAGCATTCACTTCTGACCACCAGATGTTCCTGCTAGAAAACGCAGACGAAATCATAAAAGCCAACAACGTCAAACTCCTAATTGTTGACTCACTGACCGCACATTTCCGAAGCGAATACATCGGACGGGAAATGCTAGCTTCAAGACAACAAAAACTCAACAAGCACATGCATAAACTAATCTCACTGGCAAGAGCATTCAACGCTGTTGCAGTTGTCACAAATCAGGTTATGGCTAAACCTGACCAATTCTTTGGTGACGCAACCCACCCAATTGGCGGACACATAGTGGGACACACAAGCCACACCCGCATCTACCTGCGACGTGCATCACACGGTCCAGTACGCATCGCCCGACTGGTTTCCAGCCCCTACTTGCCTGAAGGCGAGGAAATCCTTAAAGTAACCGAAAACGGTATAGAAGATGTCACTGAAGAGGAAAAAGCAGCCAAAACACGTGGTCGTTAA
- a CDS encoding fumarate hydratase produces the protein MLEEVAFNLIRQAVIYLPVDVKEALTNAYANESSAIARTQLNALLDNIALAEAQEKPICQDTGTLTFYVKAGADFPNIDKLEKTLNSAAKRATQEIPLRPNAINPFTGKNSDDNTGRFVPVVHWEIVPGEELELTVLVKGGGSENVSAVGMLSAGEGVRGLKRFVVDAVVKAGAMPCPPTILGVGVGGGADVAVALAKKALLRPLNKPNGDVEIAGLERELLEAANMTGVGPMGLGGDTSVLGVHVDWAFRHPASYPVAVVFSCWACRRASARINADGEVVYLNHCMEDTV, from the coding sequence ATGTTGGAAGAGGTTGCGTTTAACCTCATAAGACAAGCAGTTATCTACTTACCGGTGGACGTCAAAGAGGCATTAACTAATGCGTACGCAAATGAAAGCAGTGCCATTGCCAGAACTCAGCTAAACGCACTCTTAGACAACATCGCTTTGGCTGAAGCCCAAGAGAAGCCAATTTGTCAAGATACAGGAACCTTGACATTCTACGTCAAAGCAGGTGCAGATTTTCCAAACATAGACAAACTTGAAAAGACGTTAAATTCGGCAGCAAAACGTGCAACACAGGAAATTCCGCTTCGCCCAAACGCCATAAACCCTTTCACAGGAAAAAATAGCGACGATAACACGGGGCGCTTTGTGCCAGTGGTGCATTGGGAAATCGTGCCGGGGGAAGAGTTGGAGTTAACGGTTTTGGTTAAGGGGGGTGGCTCTGAAAACGTTTCAGCTGTTGGGATGCTTTCTGCCGGTGAAGGGGTACGTGGGCTTAAGCGGTTTGTGGTTGATGCCGTTGTTAAAGCAGGCGCAATGCCTTGTCCACCAACGATTCTGGGTGTTGGCGTCGGTGGCGGCGCAGATGTCGCAGTTGCTTTAGCCAAGAAAGCTCTGCTTAGACCGCTAAACAAACCAAATGGAGATGTTGAAATTGCGGGTTTGGAGCGGGAGCTTTTGGAAGCGGCAAACATGACTGGTGTTGGCCCTATGGGTTTAGGTGGTGACACATCGGTTTTGGGTGTACATGTAGATTGGGCATTTAGGCATCCTGCGTCGTATCCTGTTGCAGTTGTTTTTAGCTGTTGGGCGTGTCGGCGTGCTTCGGCGCGAATCAACGCTGACGGCGAGGTAGTGTACTTGAATCACTGCATGGAGGATACGGTTTAG
- a CDS encoding FumA C-terminus/TtdB family hydratase beta subunit, with protein MSVYHFSLPLSEADVRKLRVNDVVYVSGIMVTARDQAHRRALEWAQKGQALPVNLEGSAVFHCGPVMRKEDESWVAVAAGPTTSTRMDVYEDQFLEAFKPRIIVGKGGMGKRTTRAMEKVGAVYCAFTGGAAVLAAQAIKRVLGVEWLDLGMPEAMWVLEAVEFGPLVVAIDSHGNNLFAENSAKVEANLQRIYEQFGL; from the coding sequence TTGAGTGTTTACCATTTTTCTTTGCCCCTTTCAGAAGCTGACGTACGAAAGCTCAGGGTGAACGATGTTGTTTATGTTTCAGGGATTATGGTTACGGCACGTGACCAAGCTCACCGAAGAGCATTAGAATGGGCACAGAAGGGGCAGGCGTTGCCCGTTAACCTTGAGGGTTCGGCCGTGTTTCATTGCGGTCCAGTCATGCGCAAAGAAGACGAAAGTTGGGTTGCGGTTGCGGCGGGTCCAACCACCAGTACGCGTATGGACGTTTATGAAGACCAGTTTTTGGAGGCGTTTAAGCCGCGGATTATTGTGGGCAAAGGTGGCATGGGCAAACGCACAACCAGGGCTATGGAAAAGGTGGGGGCTGTTTATTGCGCCTTTACGGGTGGTGCGGCGGTTTTAGCGGCGCAGGCAATTAAGCGTGTTTTGGGTGTGGAGTGGCTGGATTTGGGCATGCCAGAAGCGATGTGGGTCTTGGAGGCTGTTGAGTTTGGTCCGTTGGTGGTTGCCATTGATTCGCATGGAAACAACCTGTTTGCTGAGAACTCGGCGAAGGTGGAGGCAAACCTGCAGCGGATTTATGAACAGTTTGGGCTTTAA